The following proteins are co-located in the Oncorhynchus clarkii lewisi isolate Uvic-CL-2024 chromosome 30, UVic_Ocla_1.0, whole genome shotgun sequence genome:
- the LOC139389511 gene encoding ankyrin repeat and death domain-containing protein 1B-like: protein MADSMSGRVGERFADVNIVNGVPHGGAQDTGRSHQIFTMERMSLKERMGAQLMKELNMNPKTAKNTKKAVKGFTDFIQNEETNSYNNEEMLLELEKEYIEAAKINDVQTMKILGRAVKVDAKNLHDRTALHYAVAGKNIEAVQVLLQRRANINQEDKHGVTAIHLAAWFGSLPILKLLVQGGADQKVENALGMNIMHCAAINNHTDIMTFIIYDLMMKELDKEDLSGHRAFALAAEHGSVEMLQMLMEEAYNMATMEEDQNRNTPLHLAAGNGHLDVVQLLLKSFETRNEVNTAGETALYLAADAAHEDCVQALLEAGCDPNIVTMDQSSALHPVSEKGHTSLVRLLIENSAHLDLQNQHLQAPLYLAVKNCHIPVIHTLLEAGCNINVTDHRSQTVLHVAAELARVDIVEMLLKAGMNLVLQDKQGKTALGVAARADEVIIVDMIIKAERYLTWRMANTELNENLHSQTPLTFKLDHRTESKQTRSTAWHLAYRLLKPGDWKRLALHWHFTEQQVAAIEEQWTGQQSYQEHGNRMLLIWLHGVELAQRSPAKELYQGLLAIGNKTIADKIRMDTEEGDMKKCILS, encoded by the exons atggcagacagcatgtctgggcgtgtgggtgagcggtttgctgatgtcaacattgtgaacggagtgccccatggtggcg CCCAGGATACAGGGAGAAGTCACCAGATATTCACCATGGAGAGAATGTCCttgaaggagaggatgggggCACAGCTGATGAAGGAGCTGAACATGAACCCTAAAACggcaaaaaacacaaaaaaagcaGTCAAGGGATTCACTGACTTCATACAGAACGAGGAGACCAACAGTTACAATAATGAAGAAATGT TGCTGGAGCTGGAGAAGGAGTACATTGAAGCAGCAAAGATAAATGATGTACAGACCATGAAGATTCTGGGAAGGGCAGTCAAGGTTGACGCAAAGAACTTG CATGATCGCACTGCCCTGCACTATGCAGTTGCTGGAAAAAACATAGAGGCCGTCCAAGTCCTTCTCCAGCGCAGAGCAAACATCAATCAAGAGGACAAG CATGGAGTGACAGCCATCCACCTGGCTGCCTGGTTTGGGAGTCTGCCCATCCTGAAGTTGCTTGTGCAGGGTGGTGCTGATCAGAAGGTTGAGAATGCG CTGGGAATGAACATCATGCACTGTGCTGCCatcaacaaccacactgacaTAATGACATTCATCATCTACGACCTGATGATGAAAGAGCTGGACAAAGAGGACCTG TCTGGACACAGAGCGTTTGCTTTGGCAGCAGAGCATGGCTCTGTGGAGATGCTGCAGATGTTGATGGAGGAGGCATACAATATGGCCACCATGGAggaagaccag AATAGGAACACACCTCTGCATTTGGCTGCCGGCAATGGCCACTTGGATGTCGTCCAGCTACTGCTGAAGAGCTTTGAAACTCGCAATGAAGTCAATACG GCTGGGGAGACGGCTCTATACCTGGCTGCTGACGCTGCCCATGAGGACTGCGTCCAGGCTCTGTTGGAGGCAGGCTGTGACCCAAACATTGTCACCATG GACCAAAGCAGTGCTCTACACCCTGTCTCAGAGAAGGGCCACACATCGTTGGTGAGACTCCTCATAGAGAACTCGGCCCACTTGGACTTACAAAACCAG CACCTCCAGGCTCCTCTCTACCTGGCAGTGAAGAACTGTCACATCCCTGTCATCCACACACTGCTCGAGGCTGGCTGCAACATCAACGTCACTGATCAC AGGTCCCAGACTGTCCTGCATGTCGCTGCAGAGCTGGCCAGAGTGGACATTGTTGAGATGCTTCTGAAAGCTGGGATGAACCTAGTCCTCCAAGACAAG CAGGGTAAGACAGCACTGGGTGTGGCAGCCCGAGCAGACGAGGTCATCATCGTTGACATGATCATCAAGGCAGAGAGATATTTGACATGGAGGATG GCCAACACTGAGCTTAATGAGAACCTTCACAGCCAGACTCCGCTGACGTTTAAATTAGACCACCGCACGGAGAGCAAACAGACCCGCAGCACTGCCTGGCACCTGGCCTACCGCCTGCTGAAGCCAGGCGACTGGAAGAGGCTGGCGCTGCACTGGCATTTCACTGAGCAGCAGGTGGCTGCCATCGAGGAGCAGTGGACAG ggcagcaGAGCTACCAGGAACATGGGAACAGGATGCTGTTGATCTGGCTTCATGGGGTAGAGCTGGCCCAAAGGAGTCCTGCTAAAGAGCTGTACCAGGGCCTGCTTGCCATAGGCAACAAGACTATAGCAG ataAAATACGAATGGACACAGAGGAAGGAGACATG
- the LOC139390033 gene encoding DNA polymerase kappa-like, whose translation METPGGTSSSGEGFLSRMALNDNKAGMEGLDRDKINKIIMKSSKGSRFYENEMKKEQQVNQRIERMMLQKAHITEQQLSKAQTQVEKMTFDLERVRDLSRVIVHVDMDAFYAAVETRDCPDLKDKPMAVGSMSMLTTSNYHARKFGVRAAMPGFIAKKLCPNLVIVPTNFDKYRAVSAEVQEIFADYDPHFLPMSLDEAYLDISEHLEQRRVWPEALRTHRLRTNDTGTATSVSVPVEEQGDGLQETVEGLSPVLFEDSPSSSSCPFLQDAPGGGAGGDVMVFGTCAEEAVREMRFRIEQKTSLTASAGIAPNMMLAKVCSDKNKPNGQYRLPSNRQAVMVFIQDLPVRKVSGIGNVTEKMLGALGITSCIHLGQEMALLALLFSETSWHHFLDISLGLGSTHIERDGERKSMSTERTFGEMVALEEQFSLCRQLCQELAQDLQKEALQGKTVTLKLKNVNFEVKTRAWTLPCAVATSDELFAVAKDLLKTEIDNVSPQPLRLRLMGIRVSSFVRADDKKPQQKSIVGFLQQGRADSSSPSQISSHKPVKEHQPKPTGQTQPFPCPSLVQQSQGQEDHPWVPSWGGVEVGRTGEQQQSFFQKARAQRLRLQAEREDPPEDGKWNVLETRLGPASSATKPKQTQTPIQKNPNTSAETHFSMSALTAPDNMTHAPTASSTEAHVSTSLCWSTEPGTDSLTCPVCFREVNTTDLTVFNRHVDQCLSGVPMEHNIHTDTELDRGSSVCEVEKEREGEIEKEIAEGERRREEGLMEKGRDPLSRCMLDSLGLRLDSSAGDNKGLLLYETSTTNISLNAVGLNPVCLNTCPNGGVSIPRVTDPNILKGSSQRDPRVRPLSPGGPRPMTTPKVESHDPREPALTCPVCQVTQDTDNLTLFNRHVDLCLNQEVLHELEGLASVDCTTHNATPAAHKEREQPLRRAPQKGKSKRRGSSPPPPSKKVKALGPARNTIDKFFR comes from the exons ATGGAGACTCCAGGGGGGACCTCCTCCAGTGGGGAGGGCTTCCTCTCCAGAATGGCCCTCAACGACAACAAGGCTGGAATGGAGGGCCTTGACAGGGACAAGATAAACAAGATCATCATGAAGTCCTCCAAG GGCTCCAGGTTCTATGAGAACGAGATGAAAAAGGAACAGCAGGTGAACCAGCGCATTGAGAGGATGATGCTGCAGAAAGCACACATCACTGAGCAACAGTTGAGCAAAGCACAAACACAG GTGGAAAAGATGACCTTTGACCTGGAGAGGGTTCGTGACTTGAGCCGTGTTATTGTGCACGTGGATATGGATGCCTTCTACGCTGCGGTGGAGACGAGAGACTGTCCTGACCTGAAGGACAAACCCATGGCCGTGGGCTCTATGAGCATGCTG ACAACTTCCAACTACCATGCAAGGAAGTTTGGGGTCCGTGCCGCCATGCCTGGCTTCATCGCGAAGAAGCTCTGCCCAAACCTGGTTATTGTTCCAACCAACTTTGACAAATACAGAGCAGTGAGCGCTGAA GTCCAAGAGATCTTTGCAGACTATGACCCTCACTTCCTTCCCATGAGTCTGGACGAGGCCTACCTGGACATCAGTGAGCACCTGGAGCAGAGGAGGGTCTGGCCAGAGGCCCTGCGTACCCACCGTCTCCGGACCAACGACACTGGGACAGCTACATCCGTGTCAGTGCCAG ttgaggAGCAGGGTGATGGCCTACAGGAGACAGTAGAgggtctgtctcctgtcctgtttgaGGACAGCCCCAGCTCCTCCTCCTGCCCCTTTCTGCAGGATGCTCCTGGGGGCGGGGCTGGGGGAGACGTGATGGTGTTTGGGACCTGTGCCGAGGAGGCGGTGAGAGAGATGCGCTTCCGCATCGAGCAGAAAACCTCACTTACTGCCAGCGCAG GCATTGCCCCAAACATGATGCTGGCCAAGGTGTGTAGTGATAAGAACAAACCCAACGGCCAGTACAGACTCCCCTCTAACCGACAGGCTGTCATGGTATTCATACAGGACCTGCCAGTCCGGAAG GTATCAGGCATTGGGAACGTGACAGAGAAGATGCTGGGAGCTCTAGGTATCACCAGCTGTATCCATCTTGGCCAGGAGATGGCGCTGCTGGCCTTGCTGTTCTCTGAGACGTCCTGGCACCACTTCCTCGACATCTCCCTAGGCTTGGGCTCCACACACATCGAGAG GGACGGGGAGAGAAAAAGCATGAGCACAGAGAG GACATTTGGAGAGATGGTTGCATTAGaggagcagttctctctgtgCAGGCAGCTGTGTCAAGAACTGGCTCAGGACCTGCAGAAGGAGGCTCTCCAG GGCAAGACAGTGACGTTGAAGCTTAAAAATGTCAACTTTGAGGTGAAAACCAGAGCGTGGACATTGCCGTGTGCCGTTGCTACGAGTGACGAGCTCTTTGCTGTCGCTAAGGACTTGCTGAAGACTGAGATTGACAACGTCAGCCCCCAGCCACTGAGACTGAGGCTCATGG GCATTCGAGTTTCCAGCTTTGTCAGAGCTGACGACAAGAAACCCCAGCAGAAGAGCATTGTGGGATTCCTTCAGCAAGGCAGGGCTGACTCCAGTAGCCCCTCACAGATTTCCTCCCACAAGCCTGTGAAAGAACATCAACCTAAGCCTACAGGCCAGACCCAGCCCTTTCCCTGCCCTTCCCTGGTACAGCAGAGCCAGGGGCAGGAGGATCACCCCTGGGTACCCAGCTGGGGAGGAGTGGAAGTGGGGAGGACTGGGGAGCAGCAGCAGTCCTTCTTCCAAAAAGCTCGCGCCCAGAGGCTGCGGCTGCAAGCTGAGAGAGAGGACCCACCAGAGGATGGAAAGTGGAACGTCTTAGAGACCAGACTGGGCCCAGCCTCATCAGCCACCAAGcccaaacagacacagacacccattCAGAAGAATCCAAATACATCAGCAGAGACACACTTCTCTATGAGTGCATTGACAGCTCCTGACAACATGACACATGCACCTACAGCCAGCAGCACAGAGGCCCATGTGTCTACTTCATTGTGCTGGTCCACAGAGCCAGGGACAGACAGTCTGACCTGCCCTGTGTGCTTCAGGGAGGTGAACACCACAGACCTGACAGTCTTCAACAGACATGTTGACCAGTGTCTCAGTGGGGTTCCTATGGAGCACaacattcacacagacacagaactaGATAGAGGCTCCAGTGTCTgtgaggtggagaaagagagggaaggggagattgagaaagagatagctgaaggggaaaggaggagggaggagggattgaTGGAGAAAGGTAGGGACCCACTCAGTAGGTGCATGTTGGACTCATTGGGCCTTCGATTGGACTCTAGTGCAGGTGATAATAAAGGACTACTTCTGTATGAGACTAGTACAACTAATATTTCACTAAACGCTGTGGGCCTGAACCCTGTCTGCCTTAACACTTGTCcaaatggaggtgtgtctatacCTAGAGTTACAGACCCTAACATCCTGAAGGGTTCATCTCAAAGAGACCCTCGTGTTCGTCCGTTGTCCCCAGGTGGCCCTCGGCCAATGACTACGCCCAAGGTTGAGTCACATGACCCCAGAGAACCCGCCCTCACCTGCCCAGTGTGTCAGGTGACACAGGACACCGATAACCTCACCCTCTTTAACCGACACGTTGACCTCTGTCTAAACCAGGAGGTCTTACATGAGCTTGAAGGACTGGCATCTGTTGACTGCACCACCCACAATGCAACACCTGCTGCCCACAAAG AGCGAGAGCAGCCCCTGCGGAGAGCGCCACAGAAAGGCAAGAGCAAAAG GAGAGGCTCATCTCCCCCACCCCCATCTAAGAAGGTCAAAGCCCTGGGCCCAGCTCGGAACACCATCGACAAGTTCTTTAGGTGA